A window from Nycticebus coucang isolate mNycCou1 chromosome X, mNycCou1.pri, whole genome shotgun sequence encodes these proteins:
- the SLC38A5 gene encoding sodium-coupled neutral amino acid transporter 5, giving the protein MELQDPKMNGALPVDAGGYRQEHEGFLPSHGAAPGRKPVQFMDFEGKTSFGMSVFNLSNAIMGSGILGLAYAMAHTGVIFFLALLLCIALLSSYSIHLLLTCAGVVGIRAYEQLGQRAFGPAGKVVVATVICLHNIGAMSSYLFIIKSEIPLVIGTFLNMEPEGSWFLKGNFLIIIVSVLIILPLALMKHLGYLGYTSGLSLTCMLFFLISVIYQKFKLGCAVGLNETIVESRAHPGAFSQGFNSSCEAQMFTVDSQMSYTVPIIAFAFVCHPEVLPIYTELYRPSQRRMQAVANVSIGAMFCMYGLTATFGYLTFYSTVKAEMLHMYSKQEKLILCVRLAVLLAVTLTVPVVLFPIRRALQQLLFPSKAFSWLRHVVIALILLVLVNVLVICVPTIQDIFGVVGSTSAPSLIFILPSIFYLRIVPSEVEPLFSWPKIQALCFGILGVLFMATSLGFMFANWATGQSGVSGH; this is encoded by the exons ATGGAACTGCAGGATCCAAAGATGAATGGAGCCCTCCCTGTGGATGCTGGAGG CTACAGGCAGGAACACGAGGGCTTCCTGCCCAGCCATGGTGCTGCTCCTGGGAGAAAGCCGGTTCAGTTCATGGAT TTCGAGGGGAAGACGTCATTTGGAATGTCAGTGTTCAACCTCAGCAATGCCATCATGGGCAGCGGCATCCTGGGGCTGGCCTATGCCATGGCCCACACAGGGGTCATCTTCTTCCT GGCCCTGCTGCTGTGCATCGCACTGCTGTCTTCATACTCCATCCACCTCCTGCTGACGTGTGCTGGTGTTGTAG GCATCCGGGCCTATGAGCAGCTAGGACAGAGGGCATTTGGGCCTGCAGGGAAGGTAGTGGTGGCCACGGTCATCTGTCTGCACAATATTGGGG CCATGTCCAGTTACCTGTTCATCATCAAATCTGAGATCCCCCTGGTTATCGGCACCTTCCTGAACATGGAACCCGAGGG GAGCTGGTTCTTGAAGGGAAACTTCCTTATCATCATTGTCAGCGTGCTAATCATCCTCCCGCTGGCCCTTATGAAACACTTGG GCTACCTGGGGTACACCAGTGGTCTCTCTCTGACCTGCATGCTGTTTTTCCTCATTTCG GTCATCTATCAGAAGTTCAAGCTTGGCTGTGCTGTAGGCCTCAATGAGACAATAGTGGAGAGTAGAGCCCACCCAGGAGCCTTCAGCCAGGGGTTTAATAGCAGCTGTGAGGCCCAGATGTTCACAGTCGACTCCCAG ATGTCCTACACAGTGCCTATTATCGCTTTTGCCTTTGTCTGCCATCCTGAGGTGCTGCCCATCTACACGGAGCTCTACCG ACCCTCCCAGCGCAGGATGCAGGCTGTGGCCAACGTGTCCATTGGGGCCATGTTCTGCATGTATGGGCTCACAGCGACCTTCGGATACCTCACCTTCTACA GCACCGTGAAGGCGGAGATGCTTCACATGTACAGCAAGCAGGAAAAGCTCATCCTCTGCGTGCGCCTGGCTGTGCTGCTCGCAGTGACCCTTACCGTGCCAGTTGTGCTATTCCCT ATACGCCGGGCTCTGCAACAGCTGCTTTTCCCAAGCAAGGCCTTCAGCTGGCTGCGGCACGTGGTCATAGCCCTGATCCTACTTGTTTTGGTTAATGTCCTTGTCATCTGTGTACCAACCATCCAGGATATCTTTGGGGTTGTCG GGTCCACATCAGCTCCCAGCCTCATCTTCATCCTTCCCAGCATCTTCTACCTCCGTATTGTACCCTCTGAGGTGGAGCCCCTCTTCTCCTGGCCCAAAATCCAG GCTCTGTGTTTTGGCATCCTGGGGGTCCTCTTCATGGCGACCAGTCTAGGCTTTATGTTTGCCAACTGGGCCACAGGCCAGAGTGGTGTGTCTGGACACTAA